A single window of Canis lupus familiaris isolate Mischka breed German Shepherd chromosome 7, alternate assembly UU_Cfam_GSD_1.0, whole genome shotgun sequence DNA harbors:
- the LOC119872639 gene encoding serine/arginine repetitive matrix protein 1-like isoform X3, whose product MWKTKDGQTFIPSTREPQILRQRRGRLEKGRPSDLRVSCRGYGPSDKLRSAPELRPPPRPGREDPRGTGGRARRGAQQFRSLPEPPTRAAPPATSGRERSAPAGRARHDPVTTPSRPRRRRAHPRAARSPPRDAARSHGSTSSRAAAPRTFPPHLRSGAALHLLARSARPVGARTDPPAAVTRAATAAAASSSSAQAPAASRGLHQVPSLVRAARRKCHQRPFRSAPHFRPEPQSPPRSARAAAAAAASRDWRGKPRESQTAPPGGRGRALLPLQSAGRAATSFPGFFPALHPSALGSSLPETSFPEGRKPVSASQGQCPKRRTALPCPYDPQYSPFLKASRRKLVVSESLSGSSRESALFSPRFFADADSSARGHWAALFSGRGLNIPCKFLVGNLAGPADAVLQTCPSPSLPVISVILFLPLAVSLGGQDQAVQITLRHHCLLLMHHQQWGWACSRCLLELVASGPWVAQLVKCLPLAPVMIPGS is encoded by the exons ATGTGGAAGACCAAGGACGGACAGACGTTCATCCCTTCAACCCGCGAGCCTCAAATTCTGCGACAGCGGAGAGGACGGCTTGAAAAAGGGAGACCGAGTGACCTACGGGTTTCTTGTCGGGGCTACGGCCCCAGCGATAAACTGAGGTCGGCGCC GGAGCTCCGCCCGCCACCTCGGCCGGGCCGGGAGGACCCGAGGGGCACCGGCGGGCGGGCGAGGCGAGGCGCCCAGCAATTCCGCTCCCTCCCGGAGCCCCCGACCCGGGCCGCGCCTCCCGCCACGTCCGGGCGCGAACGCTCGGCGCCCGCCGGCCGGGCCCGTCACGACCCCGTCACGACCCCGTCACGACCCCGGCGCCGCAGAGCCCACCCCCGCGCGGCCCGCAGCCCTCCCCGGGACGCAGCCCGGTCCCACGGCTCGACCAGCAGCCGGGCCGCGGCCCCGCGCACCTTCCCGCCTCACCTGCGCTCCGGGGCAGCCCTGCACCTCCTCGCCCGCTCCGCGCGCCCCGTCGGGGCACGCACCGACCCCCCGGCCGCGGTGACTCGGGCCGCgacggccgccgccgcctcttcCTCCTCAGCACAGGCCCCGGCGGCGAGCAGAGG CCTCCACCAAGTCCCTTCACTCGTCCGCGCCGCCCGGAGAAAATGTCACCAGAGGCCGTTCCGCTCGGCGCCTCACTTCCGCCCGGAACCACAGAGCCCGCCCCGGTCGGCTAGAGCGGCCGCTGCGGCGGCGGCCTCCCGGGACTGGCGCGGGAAGCCGAGGGAAAGCCAGACAGCGCCACCTGGCGGAAGGGGACGCGCGCTCCTCCCGCTGCAGAGCGCCGGCCGCGCGGCCACCAGCTTCCCGGGCTTCTTTCCCGCGCTGCATCCATCCGCTCTAGGCAGCTCCCTTCCAGAAACGTCCTTCCCAGAGGGTCGGAAACCAGTCAGCGCAAGCCAAGGACAATGCCCTAAGAGGAGGACAGCGCTCCCTTGTCCGTACGATCCTCAGTACTCACCTTTCCTGAAGGCTTCCCGCAGGAAGCTCGTCGTGTCCGAATCCTTGAGCGGCTCCAGCAGGGAGTCCGCTCTCTTCTCCCCCCGCTTCTTCGCGGATGCCGACAGCTCGGCTCGGGGACACTGGGCTGCGCTCTTCTCCGGCCGGGGCCTCAACATCCCGTGCAAGTTTCTGGTCGGGAACCTGGCAGGCCCGGCAG ACGCTGTCCTACAAACGTGTCCATCCCCTAGCCTGCCTGTAATATCAGTGATTCTCTTCCTACCTTTGGCCGTAAGTCTTGGAGGCCAAGACCAGGCCGTCCAAATCACTCTCCGGCATCATTGCTTGCTCCTGATGCACCACCAGCAGTGGGGCTGGGCCTGCAGCAGGTGCCTATTAGAACTGGTGGCCtcggggccctgggtggctcagttggttaagtgtctgcctttggctccagtcatgatcccagggtcctag